The following nucleotide sequence is from Pseudonocardia sp. C8.
CCCCATCAGGCCAGCTCGAGGGCGGCGGCGACCGCGCCCGGGTCGATCGGCACGATCTCCGGATCCGGCGCGGTGAGCAGCGCGGTGTCCGGGTCCTTCAGCCCGTGCCCGGTCACCGTGCACACCACCAGCGAGCCCGCCGGGAGCGAGCCGTCGGCGTGCGACTGCAGCAGCCCCGCGACGCTGGACGCCGACGCCGGCTCCACGAAGACGCCCTCCTCCGCGGAGAGCATCCGGTACGCGGCGAGGATCTCGTCGTCGGTGACGGCGGCGAACTTGCCGCCGGACTCGTCACGGGCCGTGGTCGCGCCCTTCCAGGACGCCGGGGCCCCGATCCGGATCGCGGTCGCGATCGTCTCCGGCGCCGCGACCGGTGCACCGTGCACCAGCGGCGCGGCACCGGCGGCCTGGAACCCGAACATCCGCGGCAGTGCCGGGATCAGCCCGTCGGCGTGGTAGCCGCGGTAGCCGTGCCAGTAAGCGGTGATGTTGCCGGCGTTGCCGACCGGGAGGCAGTGGACGTCCGGGGCCCGGCCGAGCTGGTCGCAGATCTCGTAGGCGGCCGAGGCCTGCCCGGCGATCCGGGTCGGGTTCACCGAGTTGACCAGCGCGATCGCCGGGTAGTCGGCGGTCGTCTTGCGGGCCAGCTCCAGGCAGTCGTCGAAGTTGCCGTCGATCTGCAGGATCCGGGCGCCGTGCGCGACGGCCTGGGCGAGCTTGCCCAGCGCGATCTTGCCGCGCGGGACGAGCACGGCGC
It contains:
- the thrC gene encoding threonine synthase, whose amino-acid sequence is MPVREGWTVVTLGEGGTPLLPAPRLSERTGCQVYLKVDGANPTGSFKDRGMTMAVTAALADGKQSVLCASTGNTSASAAAYATRAGMTCAVLVPRGKIALGKLAQAVAHGARILQIDGNFDDCLELARKTTADYPAIALVNSVNPTRIAGQASAAYEICDQLGRAPDVHCLPVGNAGNITAYWHGYRGYHADGLIPALPRMFGFQAAGAAPLVHGAPVAAPETIATAIRIGAPASWKGATTARDESGGKFAAVTDDEILAAYRMLSAEEGVFVEPASASSVAGLLQSHADGSLPAGSLVVCTVTGHGLKDPDTALLTAPDPEIVPIDPGAVAAALELA